The window CTAATTCGAAATTGAAATCACTAAGAAGCATTGTGTCAGTTCCAAGTTGCCACCTATACACGGATTCAAGAGTTTTCCCTCACCATTCATAATCTCGTCGGCTACAAGCACAGTCTTCGTGTTCGTAAAGGCGCTGAAGACTCTGCTTATTGTAGCACTTGCGGTCCGTCTTCTTGCGCAGATACTTGGCAACATGCCCGAATAAACAATCGTCATCTTGCAAAGGATGCTTAGGAGACCACAGATAGTAGTCGGAGTCGCTGTTCTTGGTGAATTCGCAAGCCTTGTCGGCCAAGCCAGTGAAATCGATGTTCACAGAGAAGAGCTTGTTTTGGCCGGATTTACACCACAGCAAAAAGTTACGGGATGTGCCGGATCTCAGGGTAGTAATATCTAGGACCGATACGTCAGAGTCGGCAAACTCAAAGTCCTTCCATGTGTTGCCCTCATCTGTCGAATACGAGACATAGCGGGTCTTGACCGGGTTATTGCGTGTGTATCTTTGGACGAGGACAATAATCGAGCCCTGGTCTCCGTACTGCCACGACCAACTGCCCTTTTTGACGTTCTTCCAAGAAATGCCGCCATCAACCGACATGAACGTATCCGAGTCCTTGATATTGCCAAGCTTAGAACCGACGTTACCAACACCGAAGATGAGACCTACAGCCGTAGCCGCTGCAAAAGTCTTTCTCTTGTCATCTCGCTCAGTGTAGTGGTGCAGGTGCAGGGCACAAGACTCGTCTcccttggagctgctgcactGATAGGATTTTCCATCCACATCCTTGGCAGGGGGCGCCAAGTAACCCCATTCGGAGCCATCATTGTGAGAAATCTTGGTCTGGATATCTTTTGTCTTCTCATCCTTGCCAGCGTTCGCAACAACGTTGATCAAAGTAACGCCCTCGAGGCCCGTAACCTTTTCAAAATCCACATACGTCTCCTCGTTGCAGTTGACATTGGCTGCGCTGAGGACATACGACGTGCCGTTGGAATTGCTCTTAATGACTGAGCCATACTCTCTGTCGGCGCCGCCCTCGGTACGGACGAACAAATTGATAGCATGAGTAGAGCTGTCAAGTACCGTATACTCATTCTCGTGGCCTTCGTGGAAGTTGTACGGAAAGTGAGCCTTTTCAAAGTGCTTCCCGTCGATACTGGCAAGAGCGTGCACAACTTCAGTTTTTGGGTCCCTGCTGGCTACAACGATGAATTCATTCATGGTCGCAAAGTTGATAACTGGCCCATCATAGACGGTCTTATCCTCTTGGAAGAAGTCGTCGCTGGTTATGATAGTCAGCTTAGCATCGTTATTCTCCTGTGCTCTGGCAAGGCAGACGACCTGCTTCAGAGACCGGAAGTTGTACGCCGAGTGGCCGGTGAActcgcatctctctgcaAAGCGAAGCATTGTCTTCCAATTGTCACCGCGATCGATCGAGATTGACGCTTCTTTGAAACatgttttctctcctccaACTTTATCGCAAGTCTTGCCAACCCAGATGAGCCAGTCTTTCTTATCAGGATGGAAAACCAAAGGGAATCCATCTCCATGTTCTGTTGGTGCTTTGAAGCTGTGGAAGCTCTGGCCACGGTCAATAGAATAAATGACCTTGTCGCTGTCTTTGGTAGTGAAATAAACTACATCTTTGAGATAGGCATGAGGATGAATTCCCTGGATTTTCTCGCCTTCCAAGATGCGTTTGAAAGTCTTGCCATGGTCATTAGTTATCCAGAGCTTATGCTCAATTTTATAACGACCAcctccttcatcttcagcgggTCTAACAATGACAGTCTCATCATCGGAAGCACTGGCATCGCTTCTGTCAAGATAAATCTTTTGGAAATCTTGAAGCTTGGTATCAAAGATGAATTGCTTGCTGGTAACGTCTCCATTTGCCGGGGAGGACGGTTTGCCCGGTATGGTGATATCATCACACTTGCGCTCAACCGGATCATCTTTTTGATCACCCTTGGTTCGCTTGCAGGTATTGCCGGGGATGAGCCTCCAGCCAGAGGAGCCCTTGAAAGTATCGGATTTGTCCTTGCAAGTACCTTCGGGGGCTGGGATGGGCCCAGCTTTGTTGCAAACCTTGTTGTCGTCTGGATCTCTTCTGAAGTTGTAGTCACACTCAAAGTCTGCATCAGTACACTCGCAGTCTTCGGTGCTGGCAACTGGATCTTTGAAGTTACTCTTGATGAAGCAGTCTGCTGACTTCTTCCGGCGACGGTAGGTTTGCTTGTGGCCCATAATACATGTTGGCTTTCCATCGTCATCCACGCGGGCATACCAATCTTCTAGGTCTTTATCCTCACAAGTCCGCTTATCCAGGGCTCCAAAGTCAATAGCAACCATGTGAAaggccttttccttttcaccGATGAGGAGAAACTTCAAGCTGGTCGAGTCCTGCGTTGTCGTAAGGAGCACGGGTTTGATAGTGAGCTTGTCGGGCAACGAGACTGATTCCCAGTGTTCTCCATGGTCCAAAGAGTAGGAAAATTCAGAAACATCGTCTTTCTTGGAATCTTTGACAGCAACCAGAATCGATCCCTGGTCACCGAATTCATACTTGTGAGGCCCTTTCAACGCCTCCTTCCAGGTCATACCGGCATTATCTGAGACATAGAGGTTGGCATCTGCAAATTTGCCAAGAGACTTGCCCGTATTGCCGTTACCCATAACAAGTCCCGGGGCAGGGCTAGTGAAAACTCTTCCCACGTTGTCGAGTTCGGTGACTGAGTGGAGATGGATCCTGTCATCGCCAGCTTTGATCGACTCAAACGTTCTGCCGTCGTCAAAAGTGATCTGGGTAACGACCTTTTTTCCAGCGCCCTTCTTGTCTACATCGGCACCGTTATCCACCACGTTGACGATAAATATTCCCTGAATACCATGGACTTTCTCGAAGTCGACATGTCCCTTGTTGTTGCGGTTGGTGTAAGGGACGTTTTCGGTGAAGTAGGTTCCGTTGGAATTACTTGTAAACAAAACGCCCATGGGGTGTGACGGTGAAGAGGTCATGACGTCAATCTGAATGCTGTAGTTGGTACTTTCCAGAACAGTGTATGCCTCCTGATTGATCTGGTGCGAGTGGTCATGGTTGTCGCTGCTCGGGAACATGGCGCGGTGCCACTTGAGAGTATCGTCAGTAACGTATAAGGCCATCTCGTCGCTCTGGAAGGACGAGGTGGCGACGAGAATGTAGCTTTTGACGGCAGCGATGTTGGCCACACCGCCGACTCCCTTGTTCATGTCGATGTTGGGCTCGAATTCCTGCACCTCCTTGTCGACCACAGCGAAGAAATCATCAGAGATGACCAGTCGCTGGTCCTCCacaaagagggagaagggatCCTTGATAATGCAGAGCACTCGCTTTTTGTCCAGATCCGCATCGCCAGTTGTGAACTCTGGGGCCTGCTTGGCCCACCAACAGCCGGCCGTGAAGGCACGGAGCAGCTTGACTGACTTGAAGCCATCCGTGGTGTAAGTCGCTTGCTCGTCGCAAAAGATGCCATCGCACTCCATGCCATTGAAAATGACTCGATTTGGGTCGTCTGCATGGAAGACCAAGATCTCGTGCTGAAATCGGCTGGGGACGACCGGGGTTTCGAATTTGGACCAGGTCTCGCCTTGGTCATCGGTCTTGTAGTGGTGCTTGCCCATGGTCAAGACAAATGCCGTTTTCGAATCGAAAGGATGCGTGGTGAGTAGAAAGGCTTCGCCTTCGGGGACTGCTTCGACCTTGGCCCAATTGGCCCCGGCATCGTTGGAACGGTATATAATGCCCGCATCTACATCGTGGAAAACAACAATGTCGCTGTCCTCAAAGTAGCTAAGACCTAGAGGAGGGTGATCGAATTTGGTAGCGGAGAGCTTCGGGGCGTCCTTTGCGAGCGCCAGCACCCatagcagcgacagcagcaagaaaTGCCATGGCGGAGCCGCACCCCTGGCCGTGAGCCTCATCATATTGTGGGTGCGTCGCTCAGAGATGTCATGAAGAATTGAATGTATCGAGAGATTTCGGCGTGATGTAACGGCTAGCTGAGTGACGCTTTTGAAGCCTAGAATAGGGAGTTTTGGATGGAAACAAACGAGgggcaagaagaggagatggctATACAACGGATTCGCCCTCTCCCTAAGGCCCTGGTATTATCGAGATGTGTTGTTGCAGAAGGTGTTTCGGGCTGCTTGCGAATCCTCGTTTGGGCCATTCGTAAGCTTTGTGGATGAACGCACCGCTGGCTCATAGGCTCCAGCTGTGGCGCAGGCGCATAGTTAGCTGGGGCCAAGTCGCCACATCTTTGTCTCCTGCGGTGCCGTATCCGGCGGCCACGTCAATCAATACAAGCTCGAGCTGTGGCTTTGCTCTTATGAACAAGCTCCAGCCACACGCGACTTTATCTGTGGAGTGCTCATAGCTCTTTTGTGGTGAGCATGAGTGCGATAAAGCTTATTCCTTACAGCATTTACAGCATGCATCATGCATTATACATACATCAGATTATAGCCCTGGTATAAGATTTCGTGCCGCCCACAAGCGCATGAGCAAAACCAACTACCAAGGCATGTCTCCAGAGAGCCACAACCTTGCTCTGTATCCATGGCAATTGAGCCTGCTCGCGCTAGTCCAAGTAAACAGAGCGATAGATCTGGAAAAGCTGCATCCACAATTAAATTCCTGTACCGCGACTACGTAGCAGCACTgtagcatcagcagcaagacTCCAAGTGCCAAGTTACGCATGATGCAGCTTGCAGGTATGATGTAAACGCGCACCCAATCCACAACACGCATGAAGCATCTCACATGCTCCAAACACGCTGCGGCCCACTTGGAGTAATTCCATGTTTTGATGGCTGTTTGCGGTACTACAAGAGACGTCTTGTAACGAAGCACACTCGATGTAAACTTCCGGCACtcagagcagcagccggtTTGGGCACCTTACTGTAAGCTGTACTTTCAGGTACCTCGGAAGTACGGGCATCGTCGCCAAGACTGATAAGAGGGCGCCGGTTGGACAGAGAGGCACAATATTAATGCCAGCCGAAACTGCTTTCCAGATCGGTCCATAGCATATTGAAAAGCGCCGCTATTagtactacttctactaatTCCACTGCGCGACATACTTCTCGGCACGGGTACTTCTGCCATGGCTGGATGCGCTCGGACctgcaaagaagatgaaacaaCGGGTGGAGCGGCGATCCATCTCCATGGATCCGCATGTTATTCCGTATTACTGTCCTCTACCTGGCGTTTCGTACCTATCGTGAACATGCGAACTGACCTTGAGGCGCTGCAGTTTTGATTTCACTACCCAAAAGTGTCATGTGAAGAGGATGCATGAAGGGGGagcatatatatacgtaGTAGCAGGTGAATACTTCGTATTATTTTACGACTACTTTCATACTAGGAGTAGTAGACTAAATGCTCAGCAATTTGGGAGGCAGCTGAAATATAGCCACGCAGGTGAGCCACCGAGTCCTTCAGCTTGTAACAACGCGACGCTACAGTACGTATATACGTGATAATCCAGGAGGCCAGGCCGGCTGCACGAGACCAAGGATAGCTATTCGCACCATTGTAGATGTCCAGGCCCTCTTTCATGAATCAGTGTCAACCTCATCTATTGCAGCTGCCATGCCACCCAGGTTCAATGAGGGGGCTCAGATCTCGGTCATGGGTAGTAGACGGCTAGAACCGCAGCTATGTACCTATCCTCTGCGTAATACGAATACTTGCAGGATTAGCTACGGGGGACTATGAAATAGAAACACGACTAGCGAACCCTGTGATATCGCCAAGGGAGCACTTCATTTGGTCGCGTTGTTTGGATGAGGCACTTGCAGCTGTATTAGACGGAGAGAGAGTCTTGCGACACGTGGTTCTTACACAGAGCAAGTATCGCGAGGTACCTGCGTAGTCTTGCCCCTCCATTTCTGGCCCTCCGCTCTGCTGCGCGTCAGTCGCGCCACGACAACGGTTCGCGACCAGATTCACCAATGAGGGGGCGGCGGACCGGGAGCCCGTCAGACACTGCGTGCTAGTACCTGCGTGAGGCCGTTTTTGATATGAGCGTCTGTATGCACATGTACGAGTACGGGGCACGAAGAGTCGGTATAAGTCAGTGGCTGTATGGGTGCGAAATGCAGATGCGACACCGCCACTACAAACGGACTACATGGGTAGAGATGGAAGAACGTAGACTCATTTCTAGTGCTTGCTCGGCAGTAGGTACTGCTAGGTAGTATAATGAACAAGAACCTCGTACATGTAGACCCCCGGACAGTACGAGATCAAGATGGATGTACAACTAGACTACAGAGCATGTTTGGAGGCAAACAAGGCTCCGCCAGTTCCGCCAATCAACCCACCGCCCAGACCGAATCCAGTCTGCCAACTGCTCTGCAACAACGGCTGCAGTAACAGCCCTAAGCCGGCCCTGGAGAATCCTCCACGAGGCCCCTTGTTGCCGCAAGTTCGCGGTGTcctttcatttcatttactTGCTGCAGCCGTTTCTACAGGGGCCGCTCTCGGGCCTCAAGCTCACcctagaagcagcagcacaggcCACACTGGGGCGCGCTTCACTGGATTGGATCTCAAACCGCATTGTGCCCTCCTCAATCAAGGCAAGGTGCTTGGACTAAGACGACTAAAGCAGTCTACCTGCACCCGGAGCTGCGAGTACCGGCAACGCCTGCTCGCAGTGCCTGGAGCTGCATGTACCTGGCAGGGTAGTTTGGAGTACCGTGTAAGAAACCTGCCAGGTACTGGTGAGAAAAACCCCCGCCACGACAACCATGAGTAGCTTGTTTTGATCTgcctccatctttttttcgttGTGCCCTCCCTCTGGACATATTAACTGTCCTTCTTCCCTACCTGTCGTGTTTGCATAGACAGCTGGAGCTTCGTTTCTTTCCTTGACGGCTCACACCCATTGCTTCACTcgttttcctttcctttctgcGCTCTCCCAGCGTTATCGTCACTGCGTCGTCGCAAGTGATCTGAACATCACCAACTTGAGCCATAGCGTTCCCCTCCGCACAATCACGTTGCAGAGACGCTTCCAGCGCATCCATCCTGTTTCGGCAACGTCCAGCGACTCTATCGCCGACATCTCAACGATTCCCGCCGCACCCACCTCGCTCGCGACATGGCTGCCACTTACAAGCAGTTCCTGGCCTCGCCCAGCTcggcgctgctggctgaCAATGCCTCGCTGCATTATGTGACCACGCTCACGTCTTTTGTCGGCGCCGCCGAGATCATCAAGCATCTTGGTACTCTGCAGAAgcaagtgaagaagaagaaggaagaggttCTCAACGTAATTGACGGCCAGAACATCATCGCCGTCGAGGCCGACACGCACATCGAGTTCATCACCAGCGGCGGGGCTTATCTGCCTGGTCTCGATGACAACTTCCTCTCTGACCGAGAAGCTTTCCTGCCTATTGTGAGTGCCAATCCAAGTCCAATTGTCGCATTTCACCAAGTCGTTGTCTTTCTTGGCAATCTGAAAGTCCCCGAGACTCGGCTAACTCGATCCTTGTCCGCTTAACCGACAGATGCATATCGTGACTTTCGATGACCAAGGCAAGATTGCGCAAATCCGCCAGCAATGGGACCAGGCCTCGCTTCTCAAGCAACTCGAAATCATCGGGAAAAGCGGTCGCAACTGGCCCATCAAGGATGGCAAGGAACAGCTCAACCTTATCCAGTCTTGCATCAAGTCCACCTTTACCCCTGCTCAAGCTCAGAATGGCAACAGCACTCCGAAGCCACGAAACAACGCCTCGACCAATGCTATGCGAGATCCTCatgcttctctccatctctttaGCTCCAGGGAAGAGGTCGAAAATGCCGAGTCTGCCAACGTCGTCTCTCCCTATTCCGGTCAGAAGCCCAAGCAGCGCGCCTTCACCGACATTCTGACCGACGAACCCCAGCACTGGGATGATGACGCGAAACGGCGCTCGCTGCCACCCGCCAAGATTGGCGCGGGAAGGAATGCCCAGCCTATTCGCATTTTTGACGGACAGCAGcacaatgaagatgatgatgacaacGAGCAGAAGGGTCCCAGGTATATCCGCGCTCACCCTGCTAAATATCAACACTTTGCAATGAATGATGGTTCTGCCGAAGAGAGTGAAGACTCCAATGCGGCAAGCTCCACCACCCCAGCGGCCCCGAGGGCCAAGTCCAAGCATGACAGCACGTGGTCTTTCGAAGACTTCACCACCCCTGTCAAGTCAAAGCCTGGTCGAGCGCAAGGAAGCAACCCTGATGCGCGTCGCTTTGATACAGGGGAGGAACGCGCCGCAGAGCCTATCAAGCCCATGGTTGGCAAAGCTCGACGCGATGCGGAGGCCCATTTCGAGATGCAAGATGATGGCGAACTCCCTCCCGAAGAGCGACGTATCGCCACCAAATCGAGGGGCGCTATTCGTAATGAGGGTCTGTACAACAACAACCTCTTTGagcgagaggcagaggaagcACCTGCTGGCCGTGCTCTAGGCAACATCACCAACACCAAAGATCGCGGCAAACACTTCGATCCCCACTTTGCCATGTCGGACGAATCTCCCATGCCCGCCGCCCCGCGCCAGCCAGTCACTGAGAGTCTCCAAAAGGTTATCAAGACGATGAACACAAGCTGGAGTCTTACAGATGAATCACCTGCCCCACAGAAGGAAAACAGGGCTCAGCCTGGTAAGGAGCCGCTGCCGGATTCGAAGATTCACAttgctggcgatggcatGGGAGGCAAGAAGGGTACTCAACGAGACTTCATCTTTGGAGGTGACAGCGCCGCCGAGCCGCCCAAGCAGATCATCGGTCGAAGAGGAAATCACGGCACACAGAAGAGTGCCTTCTGGGACCTGTAAAGAGAccaatattgcttttatgAAAATAGAGAATTTGGAGAGGTGAAGGGCGGTTGTATACGCGCgtgagggagggagaggatggAAAAAGTTTGCGATACCCATGGGCGCTAGTATGTATGATTTAATGCCCTGCAGTACGCAGCTTATGAATCATGAgtcaatttcttttataattctttttttttcttgcttttatGTCGATTATTGTTTTATCTGATTcgctgattttttttttttttttcctgctgtgTTTGTTaccccctttctttttaaccACGCCCTGTTACTTTATTACTAGCCATACTTCTTTATGTCTGATTCCCACAAACAGCTGTCTTGCTCTAGATATTGGTTCTATCGATTATATTTTGAGGCATTGAAATATAGTGTACAAGATATACGTTGTTGCGAGAATTTGATTACTTGTTAATATTCTGCATCTGGTATTTGAACTATTTGTGAACTGACTTTGTCGCACTATTTACGGTTTAATATttgatataaaaaagtttagcaaagagagagatattAAAACACATTTCTGCCTTTGCTGGTCAGATATATCCTAAACGCCTTGCTAGATAAGATCACCTTGAAGCTGGTTGTAAGCCTTCCCTTATGTAGAGGTTGGGAGTTCGGCAAGAATTGATATGCGGATGTAAGAAAGAATGGGAAAAACagagaaaacaagcaagAAGATTACTTGgccataaaaagaaaacagttCTACTCGTGTCATTTTTTTCAACACATCCACTTGTAGAATCTCTTCCACTTTGGCCAAGTCTCCcattcttccttctcttgctGCACAAGAATAGGAACGTTGAAATCTCTCCTTCCCGTATCAATGTCCATATCTTTGATGCGGACATAGCTCGTGCGATAGTAAAGCTTATGgctcaagaagaaaatgagggCAATCGGCGCGCCCATCCACTTGAGGAAGAAGTTCTCCGCCTGGAATGCCGCCGTGGTAGGCTTTCCCGGAGTGGCGATGGGGAAAGCACCCACCCAGAACTGGGCGGTCAGGACGCTGACGTTGAGAATGAGGCCGACGTAGGAGCCCGCGACGCCGACTTGGGATTGGAAGGGCAGGTCGCTGGGGTGGTGGCCGCGAGCAGCCCAGGTGCGTCGGAAGCGGATGTGACAGACGCAGATGGAAGCCCAGGTGAGGATGGAAGAGAGTCCCGAGATGGCGAGCAGCCAATCTAGGACGGAGTTTTCTTGTTTGAGATCAGCCAGAAAGGCGAGGAGGCCAAACGCTGCGGCTACCAGGATGGCGACGAGTGGGCGTCCTCTCTGGTCGACATAGCCGAGAATCTCAGGGGCCTGGCCGAGGTTGGCGAGGGCGGCGAGAGTTCGCGAGGAACCGAAGACGGCAGAGTTTCCGACAGACAAGACGGCTATGAGAATGACGGCGTTCATCAACGATGGGAGAACTTCTATACCGGCAGTTTTAATAGCAATGACAAAGGGCGACGCATGCGCATCCGCGTTATTGGCGCCAACCAACATGGGGTTGTTGTATGGCACAAGCAGTCCAACCAGAGTCAGGGCAACGATGTAGAAGAGGCTGATGCGCCAAAATACCTGCTTGATAGCAGTTGGGAGGGATTTCCTTGGGTTTGCGGTTTCGGCCGCGGCTAAGCCGATGAGCTCAGTCCCGGTAAAGGCAAAGGCGGCTGTGACAAAGACGCTGCAGAGGCCTTTGAAGCCATTGTTAAACGCGCCAGGGTCATGCCAATACTTGCCGCCGATATATCCTTGTGTAGGAGTTCCACCGAGATTGAGAACGATACCAAGGAGACTAAAGGGCATTAGGAGTTAGTGAAGAGTAGGATATAGACTTTTGACTCCTTTCTTAAAACTCACATGAAGCCAATAACAGCAACGATCTTGACCAGAGAGAACGTAAACTCTGCTTCACCATATCCTTTGACGCCAAACATATTGATAGTGACGATGGTGGCAAGGAATATAGTCACGAAAATGGCTCTCGTGAGACTCTCATCCCAATAACCAATAGTAAGAGATGCCGCAATAATTTCCAGGGGCAGAATGGTCAGCCATTGCATGGCGTAGCTGTAAGACGGTGATGGTCAGCAAGTGGTTTACGAATGACAATCTCCCAAGAATAGGGGCAACACCTACTTCCAGCCCATAGCAAACCCCCAAGATGGATCGAGAAAACGTGTCGCCCACGATGAGAACGAACCGGCAAGGGGGTAGATGACTGCAAGTTCTCCTAGCGCCTGACATGTGCAATACAGCATAGCACCGACGATGGAAAAGGCAATGAGCAAAGACGCAGGACCTCCCGCGGCAAGCGCCTTACCAGATGCCACGAACAAGCCGGTG is drawn from Trichoderma asperellum chromosome 4, complete sequence and contains these coding sequences:
- the VPS10 gene encoding vacuolar protein sorting/targeting protein PEP1 (EggNog:ENOG41~SECRETED:SignalP(1-27)~TransMembrane:3 (n15-23c27/28o1101-1121i1382-1403o1431-1453i)); this translates as MMRLTARGAAPPWHFLLLSLLWVLALAKDAPKLSATKFDHPPLGLSYFEDSDIVVFHDVDAGIIYRSNDAGANWAKVEAVPEGEAFLLTTHPFDSKTAFVLTMGKHHYKTDDQGETWSKFETPVVPSRFQHEILVFHADDPNRVIFNGMECDGIFCDEQATYTTDGFKSVKLLRAFTAGCWWAKQAPEFTTGDADLDKKRVLCIIKDPFSLFVEDQRLVISDDFFAVVDKEVQEFEPNIDMNKGVGGVANIAAVKSYILVATSSFQSDEMALYVTDDTLKWHRAMFPSSDNHDHSHQINQEAYTVLESTNYSIQIDVMTSSPSHPMGVLFTSNSNGTYFTENVPYTNRNNKGHVDFEKVHGIQGIFIVNVVDNGADVDKKGAGKKVVTQITFDDGRTFESIKAGDDRIHLHSVTELDNVGRVFTSPAPGLVMGNGNTGKSLGKFADANLYVSDNAGMTWKEALKGPHKYEFGDQGSILVAVKDSKKDDVSEFSYSLDHGEHWESVSLPDKLTIKPVLLTTTQDSTSLKFLLIGEKEKAFHMVAIDFGALDKRTCEDKDLEDWYARVDDDGKPTCIMGHKQTYRRRKKSADCFIKSNFKDPVASTEDCECTDADFECDYNFRRDPDDNKVCNKAGPIPAPEGTCKDKSDTFKGSSGWRLIPGNTCKRTKGDQKDDPVERKCDDITIPGKPSSPANGDVTSKQFIFDTKLQDFQKIYLDRSDASASDDETVIVRPAEDEGGGRYKIEHKLWITNDHGKTFKRILEGEKIQGIHPHAYLKDVVYFTTKDSDKVIYSIDRGQSFHSFKAPTEHGDGFPLVFHPDKKDWLIWVGKTCDKVGGEKTCFKEASISIDRGDNWKTMLRFAERCEFTGHSAYNFRSLKQVVCLARAQENNDAKLTIITSDDFFQEDKTVYDGPVINFATMNEFIVVASRDPKTEVVHALASIDGKHFEKAHFPYNFHEGHENEYTVLDSSTHAINLFVRTEGGADREYGSVIKSNSNGTSYVLSAANVNCNEETYVDFEKVTGLEGVTLINVVANAGKDEKTKDIQTKISHNDGSEWGYLAPPAKDVDGKSYQCSSSKGDESCALHLHHYTERDDKRKTFAAATAVGLIFGVGNVGSKLGNIKDSDTFMSVDGGISWKNVKKGSWSWQYGDQGSIIVLVQRYTRNNPVKTRYVSYSTDEGNTWKDFEFADSDVSVLDITTLRSGTSRNFLLWCKSGQNKLFSVNIDFTGLADKACEFTKNSDSDYYLWSPKHPLQDDDCLFGHVAKYLRKKTDRKCYNKQSLQRLYEHEDCACSRRDYECDFNFELDNHGQCQLVNGFTPITGAEWCDKYPNETSYYEPTGYRRVPLSTCSGGNELDKTSTEHPCKGHEDEFKKKHRTSGVVIFFAVIIPFVLAGIMGWYVYRNWNGKFGQIRLGENSSTFDSDQPWVKYPIIAVSAVAAVVVSLPVMLSSLGRLATSSFGRYSQGNDRGWFSRGTRRFTTRDSFARGRGDYSALDDEGELLGEESDEEV
- a CDS encoding uncharacterized protein (EggNog:ENOG41) encodes the protein MAATYKQFLASPSSALLADNASLHYVTTLTSFVGAAEIIKHLGTLQKQVKKKKEEVLNVIDGQNIIAVEADTHIEFITSGGAYLPGLDDNFLSDREAFLPIMHIVTFDDQGKIAQIRQQWDQASLLKQLEIIGKSGRNWPIKDGKEQLNLIQSCIKSTFTPAQAQNGNSTPKPRNNASTNAMRDPHASLHLFSSREEVENAESANVVSPYSGQKPKQRAFTDILTDEPQHWDDDAKRRSLPPAKIGAGRNAQPIRIFDGQQHNEDDDDNEQKGPRYIRAHPAKYQHFAMNDGSAEESEDSNAASSTTPAAPRAKSKHDSTWSFEDFTTPVKSKPGRAQGSNPDARRFDTGEERAAEPIKPMVGKARRDAEAHFEMQDDGELPPEERRIATKSRGAIRNEGLYNNNLFEREAEEAPAGRALGNITNTKDRGKHFDPHFAMSDESPMPAAPRQPVTESLQKVIKTMNTSWSLTDESPAPQKENRAQPGKEPLPDSKIHIAGDGMGGKKGTQRDFIFGGDSAAEPPKQIIGRRGNHGTQKSAFWDL
- a CDS encoding uncharacterized protein (TransMembrane:12 (i110-131o137-165i186-210o216-235i247-268o288-309i330-351o387-409i430-447o459-481i501-525o545-565i)), translated to MAPPPQDIELNPFGTYKIKEESLTHGSSYSMREPNYEESKEPRMERIINSFRRDPNSKFFPSRDLDDIGPLESVRRHNNGSPFYDLRRAALATANSNGLSRKLKGRHLQMIAIGGSIGTGLFVASGKALAAGGPASLLIAFSIVGAMLYCTCQALGELAVIYPLAGSFSSWATRFLDPSWGFAMGWNYAMQWLTILPLEIIAASLTIGYWDESLTRAIFVTIFLATIVTINMFGVKGYGEAEFTFSLVKIVAVIGFILLGIVLNLGGTPTQGYIGGKYWHDPGAFNNGFKGLCSVFVTAAFAFTGTELIGLAAAETANPRKSLPTAIKQVFWRISLFYIVALTLVGLLVPYNNPMLVGANNADAHASPFVIAIKTAGIEVLPSLMNAVILIAVLSVGNSAVFGSSRTLAALANLGQAPEILGYVDQRGRPLVAILVAAAFGLLAFLADLKQENSVLDWLLAISGLSSILTWASICVCHIRFRRTWAARGHHPSDLPFQSQVGVAGSYVGLILNVSVLTAQFWVGAFPIATPGKPTTAAFQAENFFLKWMGAPIALIFFLSHKLYYRTSYVRIKDMDIDTGRRDFNVPILVQQEKEEWETWPKWKRFYKWMC